One genomic segment of Sediminispirochaeta bajacaliforniensis DSM 16054 includes these proteins:
- a CDS encoding carbohydrate ABC transporter permease, producing MAVAGYTNGTKYTLWTLRTLVVICLVIFFMLPVVWILTTSLAQRIAMFKLPPQLFSKPTWKNFSYIFTQMPVLTWTLNSLIISLGTMVLSLIIGVPAGYAFSRVNFTGKRLLLIVILLTRALPTIVIVLPFRVIMQSIGVLGTRFAVVLIDTVYNAAFTFWLMSGIFESIPEDLEEAARIDGCTPIQAFLLVAVPLSKPGLVTSALFAFIFSWNDFLFALTLTSPDTATLPLGMLSTYGVLQQGWTYMAAMGVVAIIPVVTLSLFLQRYYVSGLTFGGVK from the coding sequence ATGGCGGTAGCCGGATATACGAACGGAACCAAATATACGCTCTGGACCCTGCGCACTCTGGTCGTTATTTGTTTGGTAATCTTTTTTATGCTGCCGGTGGTCTGGATTCTTACAACCAGTCTTGCTCAGCGTATTGCCATGTTTAAGCTTCCTCCTCAGCTCTTTTCGAAGCCTACATGGAAGAATTTTTCTTATATCTTTACCCAGATGCCGGTGCTTACCTGGACGCTGAACAGCCTCATCATTTCGTTAGGGACCATGGTCCTTTCCCTTATCATTGGTGTTCCCGCAGGCTATGCCTTTTCACGGGTCAACTTTACCGGAAAGAGGTTGTTGCTTATAGTAATTTTGCTTACCAGAGCTTTACCTACCATTGTCATCGTTCTACCCTTTCGGGTCATCATGCAATCGATAGGGGTCTTGGGAACGAGGTTTGCCGTTGTTCTTATTGATACGGTCTATAATGCTGCCTTTACCTTTTGGCTTATGAGCGGTATTTTCGAGTCGATTCCGGAGGATCTTGAGGAGGCTGCGCGTATCGACGGGTGTACACCCATCCAGGCCTTTCTTCTTGTCGCTGTGCCCCTCAGCAAGCCGGGCCTTGTTACCTCGGCCCTCTTCGCCTTTATCTTTTCCTGGAACGATTTCCTCTTTGCCCTTACCCTGACAAGTCCGGATACCGCAACGCTTCCCCTTGGAATGCTCAGTACCTATGGAGTGCTGCAGCAGGGCTGGACCTACATGGCCGCCATGGGAGTGGTTGCAATTATTCCTGTGGTAACCTTATCTCTTTTCCTCCAGCGTTACTATGTGAGCGGACTTACCTTCGGCGGGGTGAAGTAA
- a CDS encoding carbohydrate ABC transporter permease, whose amino-acid sequence METDTTGFIKTKKNRSLMWFLVPITVYLLFFFLYPVIYDIYISFFDYRLGSQAQFVGFGNYRAMLNDSQYMGSLITTMVFVVAAVVAELVLGMIIALLLNNEHPLMQGIRTIILIPTVFTPLVAGLVWKALYHPDLGMYTYYLRKIGLDIGRGLTVERSSALFSVILVDVWEWTPLMVIVILAGLKSLPKDPYEAAMLDGASRLQIFFRITLPLLRPTLVVALLIRTLDALKIFDIIWAITGGGPGTTTTVANLRIYEVGMQHLKIGYAAALSNVLLVFGVIAGVFFVQSLYKGKEA is encoded by the coding sequence ATGGAAACAGATACAACAGGATTTATTAAGACGAAGAAGAACCGGTCGCTCATGTGGTTTCTGGTTCCAATCACCGTCTATCTTCTTTTTTTCTTTCTATACCCGGTAATCTACGATATCTATATCAGTTTTTTTGATTATCGGTTGGGTAGTCAGGCGCAGTTCGTTGGTTTTGGTAACTACCGTGCCATGCTGAATGATTCCCAATACATGGGCTCGCTTATAACCACCATGGTATTCGTTGTTGCGGCAGTGGTTGCCGAATTGGTCCTGGGAATGATCATAGCACTTCTCTTGAACAATGAGCATCCGTTGATGCAAGGTATCAGGACCATCATTCTTATTCCCACCGTTTTTACTCCCCTCGTCGCCGGTTTGGTGTGGAAGGCCTTGTATCACCCCGATTTAGGCATGTATACCTACTATCTTCGGAAGATTGGTTTGGATATCGGGCGCGGTTTGACCGTAGAGCGATCATCCGCCCTTTTTTCGGTAATCTTGGTTGATGTGTGGGAATGGACACCCTTGATGGTTATTGTTATCCTTGCCGGCCTTAAGAGCCTTCCGAAGGACCCCTATGAGGCCGCCATGCTGGACGGCGCTTCCCGCTTGCAAATCTTTTTTCGGATAACCCTTCCCCTGTTACGCCCCACGTTGGTGGTCGCGCTCTTGATACGTACCCTTGATGCCCTAAAGATTTTCGACATTATTTGGGCAATAACCGGTGGCGGTCCGGGGACGACAACGACCGTCGCAAACCTGCGGATTTACGAGGTTGGTATGCAGCATCTGAAGATTGGCTATGCTGCCGCTCTTTCCAATGTCCTTTTGGTTTTCGGCGTCATAGCCGGAGTATTCTTCGTTCAGTCCTTATACAAGGGAAAGGAGGCTTGA
- a CDS encoding ABC transporter substrate-binding protein, protein MNMKRLMGMAAGMLLCSTMLFAGGKQEAAAPAGGGSDLPYAGVELRFAVMADQFADYTKVLAQEFGQKTGAKVNVDILGYTELYQKITQDFTTDTKQYDLLTVDIMWSGEFAKNGWTEDLTPMINRDKAEIDYDDIMPVTWTLGSWNGKQVAFPMAGYANSLIYRKDLFSDPKEKSAFKAKYGYELAPPTTIKQLGDAAEFFTRPDENLYGLVANGARGSAVAQDWMEYMRSFGAAIFDANGNVVVDSPASLASLKFFVNIFDKWAPPGAIGYWWDDRETAYRTGQAVMQSSWSIARAGYENEEISLVAGKTGMTPSPRVEGTAAEYGFGGWGVGINADISDAQKEASWAFIKFITGKEAQKEWMLHDGAPIRRSTLTDPDLEKQMPWLGEILTVFENGNGDYRPRDPNSNEIQSILALRINQAITHELTPEQALSEAAKEIKALK, encoded by the coding sequence ATGAATATGAAACGACTTATGGGAATGGCAGCCGGAATGCTGCTATGTTCGACCATGCTTTTTGCCGGTGGAAAGCAGGAAGCAGCAGCACCAGCCGGTGGTGGAAGCGATCTTCCCTACGCGGGGGTGGAACTGCGCTTTGCCGTTATGGCGGACCAGTTCGCCGATTACACGAAGGTTTTGGCGCAGGAATTCGGGCAGAAGACCGGAGCAAAGGTCAATGTCGATATCCTCGGGTATACCGAACTTTATCAGAAGATTACCCAGGATTTCACCACCGATACGAAACAGTATGATCTTTTGACTGTTGATATTATGTGGTCCGGAGAATTTGCCAAAAACGGCTGGACAGAGGATCTGACGCCGATGATCAATCGGGACAAGGCGGAAATCGACTATGACGACATTATGCCGGTTACCTGGACCCTCGGCTCCTGGAACGGCAAGCAGGTTGCCTTTCCCATGGCAGGTTATGCCAACAGTCTGATCTATCGAAAAGACCTTTTTAGCGACCCGAAAGAGAAGTCGGCTTTCAAGGCTAAGTATGGCTATGAGCTGGCTCCCCCGACGACAATCAAGCAGCTTGGCGATGCTGCCGAGTTTTTTACCCGGCCCGATGAAAACCTCTACGGCTTGGTTGCAAACGGTGCCAGAGGTTCTGCCGTGGCCCAGGATTGGATGGAGTATATGCGCAGTTTCGGAGCGGCGATTTTCGATGCAAATGGAAATGTTGTAGTCGACAGTCCTGCCTCCCTTGCTTCTTTGAAGTTCTTTGTCAATATTTTCGATAAATGGGCACCACCTGGAGCCATTGGATACTGGTGGGACGACCGGGAAACCGCATATCGTACCGGCCAGGCCGTTATGCAGTCCTCCTGGAGTATTGCACGAGCAGGATATGAGAACGAAGAGATTAGTCTTGTTGCCGGAAAAACCGGAATGACCCCCTCTCCTCGTGTCGAAGGCACTGCTGCCGAATACGGTTTTGGTGGTTGGGGCGTCGGTATAAATGCCGATATCTCCGATGCACAAAAAGAGGCTTCTTGGGCCTTCATTAAGTTTATTACCGGGAAGGAAGCACAGAAAGAGTGGATGCTTCATGACGGAGCTCCAATCCGTCGCTCTACCCTTACCGATCCTGATCTGGAAAAACAGATGCCCTGGCTCGGTGAGATCCTCACGGTTTTTGAAAATGGGAACGGCGATTATCGCCCCAGAGACCCCAACTCGAATGAGATCCAGTCGATTCTTGCCCTGCGGATCAACCAGGCCATTACCCACGAGTTGACTCCGGAGCAGGCTCTCTCCGAGGCTGCAAAAGAGATCAAGGCGTTGAAATAG
- a CDS encoding zinc-dependent alcohol dehydrogenase, protein MMKVVAITGKERAEIREVPRPEAMAGEVLIKIDTCLLCTWEQRMFGGDSSTTLPFVPGHEASGTIEEIPEGTVTSFKVGDKVVFKTLDHCGHCSYCYQGHTNQCTGTAKKRSYGGMAGSGGLAEYITLDVSKIFPVAADLDPVCAAFAEPLACCVHSMGRVELNLGDTVAVIGAGIMGQLHALLARLRGARVIVVEPDKTRRELALSLGAHLGVDPLASDPVEQVLRLTDGEGVEAVFSTVTKSSVAASAVSMLRKMGTLVLYGSFHPNEPIPTDPNAVHYKEYVITGSYSPSTVDFFRATRLLSAKLIDPKPFISEIFPMEKAQEAFTASLRPDTYRVGIRIDSHIRR, encoded by the coding sequence ATGATGAAGGTTGTAGCAATAACGGGTAAGGAACGTGCCGAAATTCGTGAGGTGCCCCGCCCTGAGGCAATGGCCGGCGAGGTCCTGATAAAGATCGACACCTGCCTTTTGTGTACCTGGGAGCAACGCATGTTCGGCGGAGATTCGAGCACGACGCTGCCCTTCGTCCCCGGCCACGAGGCATCAGGAACAATTGAGGAGATCCCCGAAGGAACCGTCACCTCGTTTAAGGTCGGCGATAAGGTCGTATTTAAGACCCTCGATCATTGTGGGCACTGCTCATACTGTTATCAGGGGCATACGAACCAATGCACAGGAACAGCAAAGAAGCGGAGTTACGGCGGGATGGCGGGAAGCGGGGGACTGGCTGAATACATCACCCTCGATGTTTCCAAGATTTTTCCCGTTGCCGCTGATCTTGATCCCGTTTGTGCCGCTTTTGCCGAACCTCTTGCCTGCTGTGTCCACAGCATGGGACGGGTGGAGCTTAATTTGGGAGACACCGTTGCCGTTATCGGAGCGGGAATTATGGGGCAGCTTCACGCACTGCTCGCCCGCTTGCGTGGTGCCCGCGTTATTGTGGTCGAACCCGATAAAACGAGAAGAGAGCTTGCTCTCAGTCTTGGCGCTCATCTCGGTGTGGATCCTTTGGCTTCCGATCCTGTCGAACAGGTCCTGCGGCTTACCGATGGCGAAGGGGTCGAAGCCGTATTTAGTACAGTGACGAAAAGTTCTGTGGCTGCTTCCGCGGTATCGATGCTGCGGAAAATGGGAACCTTGGTACTGTACGGTTCATTCCATCCCAATGAGCCCATCCCCACCGATCCGAATGCTGTTCATTACAAGGAGTACGTGATAACTGGCTCATACAGTCCTTCGACGGTGGATTTTTTTCGGGCGACACGATTACTTTCCGCAAAGTTGATCGATCCTAAACCCTTTATCTCGGAAATTTTTCCGATGGAAAAGGCGCAGGAGGCTTTTACGGCATCGCTTCGGCCGGATACCTACAGGGTAGGCATTCGGATCGATAGTCATATAAGGAGGTAG
- a CDS encoding class I fructose-bisphosphate aldolase, whose translation MRRMNKIFRGDGRTVIVAMDHGTGLSVLPNLNKTGDVLQKIVAGGADAILTSYGIATRYEEEISGTGLILRLDGGNSALSKNPAGNQVFSPEDAVRIGSDGCACMGFPGAENEVATLTQLSRYAVEARKWGMPLMAEMLPGGFAPEPPNSVENIRLAARIGAECGADIIKTVYTGTPKEFKSVVDGCFRPVVILGGEKSSNLAGLFLIIEQAMEAGASGVAIGRNVWKHPDPGAVTQALVELVHEGKSAGEVGSNL comes from the coding sequence ATGAGACGCATGAACAAAATTTTTCGCGGCGACGGCCGGACAGTTATTGTGGCAATGGACCACGGGACAGGTTTGTCGGTATTGCCTAATTTGAACAAGACGGGAGATGTCCTGCAGAAGATCGTTGCGGGAGGGGCGGACGCCATCCTGACCAGTTACGGGATAGCAACACGATATGAAGAAGAAATTTCCGGAACAGGTCTGATTCTTCGGCTTGACGGCGGGAACAGTGCATTATCGAAAAATCCTGCCGGTAACCAGGTATTCTCTCCGGAGGATGCGGTAAGGATAGGAAGCGACGGCTGTGCATGTATGGGGTTTCCCGGCGCTGAAAACGAAGTAGCCACCTTGACCCAACTGTCTCGTTATGCGGTGGAGGCACGAAAATGGGGGATGCCTCTGATGGCCGAGATGTTGCCCGGTGGTTTTGCTCCGGAACCTCCCAACAGCGTGGAAAATATCCGCCTTGCTGCAAGAATAGGGGCGGAATGCGGGGCCGATATCATCAAAACCGTCTATACCGGTACGCCCAAAGAGTTTAAGAGCGTGGTCGACGGCTGTTTCCGACCCGTTGTTATTCTCGGAGGAGAAAAATCCTCGAATCTTGCAGGGCTCTTTCTGATAATCGAGCAGGCGATGGAAGCCGGTGCTTCCGGCGTTGCAATCGGCAGAAACGTCTGGAAACATCCGGATCCCGGTGCCGTTACCCAGGCCTTGGTCGAATTGGTTCACGAGGGAAAGAGCGCCGGAGAAGTCGGCTCTAATCTATAG
- a CDS encoding xylulokinase, which translates to MFLGFDIGTGSVKCTLLSEAGSVKTFSAGYEGLHGSVGCQESRALMDALSRLLGEATNFARSSGEAIKALSASGHGPSLVVLNDRGEAEPSFLTWQDASASVEAGEIAAAIPGFSKTGECWEAKVLSAWRRLGSVWHGERALYPKDFALYLLCGRIFTDRSTATTLGFYDADASTWRQPLFGIDERFFPEVLDSWEEVGRTGTAFSKACGLEDGIPIFGGGIDAWCEALGAGAVEEGMLVDGSGTSTCLSICRAEGEEPLAHVIPDKSYRIETISFTGGSIRWAEQLLGLSVDRWKQGYHVSGPIPLIFLPYLIGERSPIWDEDASALFIGLRSSHDAGAVMHAVLQGTACAVGQCLSLITPEIEGSIVRAVGGGAGNLPWLGMKAGITGAPFAVMKEKDASPLGAAILAAFGSGQGSLCELTKRFAKIERIIEPDPAVNEQYGRLAGSYRRLYEIVKDEMKLLAEERRRK; encoded by the coding sequence ATGTTTTTGGGTTTTGATATCGGTACCGGCAGCGTAAAGTGCACACTACTTTCCGAAGCGGGAAGTGTGAAAACTTTTTCGGCAGGCTACGAGGGATTACACGGAAGTGTAGGCTGTCAGGAAAGCAGGGCGTTGATGGACGCCTTGAGTCGCTTACTCGGAGAAGCGACGAATTTCGCCCGTTCTTCGGGAGAGGCGATCAAAGCCCTTTCGGCTTCGGGACATGGTCCCAGTTTAGTGGTGCTCAATGATCGGGGAGAGGCCGAGCCGAGTTTCCTGACCTGGCAGGATGCCTCCGCTTCGGTGGAAGCGGGAGAGATTGCGGCTGCCATCCCCGGCTTTTCGAAAACCGGCGAATGTTGGGAGGCCAAGGTTTTATCCGCCTGGCGCCGCCTCGGTTCTGTGTGGCACGGCGAGAGGGCCCTTTATCCGAAGGATTTCGCCCTTTATCTTTTGTGCGGCCGAATCTTTACCGACCGTTCGACGGCAACGACCCTTGGCTTTTACGATGCCGATGCATCTACCTGGCGTCAGCCCTTATTCGGCATCGACGAACGCTTTTTTCCGGAGGTTCTTGATTCCTGGGAAGAGGTGGGGCGTACCGGTACCGCCTTCAGTAAGGCCTGCGGGCTTGAGGACGGAATACCGATTTTCGGCGGAGGGATAGATGCCTGGTGCGAAGCTTTGGGAGCGGGAGCAGTAGAAGAGGGGATGTTGGTTGACGGCTCAGGGACCTCCACCTGCCTGAGTATCTGCCGGGCCGAGGGTGAGGAGCCCTTGGCGCATGTGATCCCCGACAAAAGCTATCGTATCGAAACCATCTCCTTTACAGGGGGAAGCATTCGCTGGGCGGAGCAGCTGCTCGGTTTATCTGTCGATCGCTGGAAACAGGGCTACCATGTTTCCGGACCGATCCCGCTTATCTTTCTTCCCTATCTCATAGGGGAGCGGAGTCCGATCTGGGATGAAGATGCTTCTGCCCTTTTTATCGGTCTTCGCAGCAGTCATGATGCAGGGGCTGTGATGCATGCCGTACTTCAGGGAACTGCCTGTGCGGTGGGGCAATGTCTCTCCCTCATCACCCCGGAGATTGAAGGTAGCATTGTCAGAGCCGTCGGAGGGGGGGCAGGGAATCTCCCCTGGCTCGGTATGAAGGCGGGGATTACCGGGGCGCCTTTTGCGGTCATGAAAGAAAAGGACGCATCGCCCCTGGGCGCCGCGATTCTGGCGGCCTTCGGTTCCGGACAGGGATCGCTTTGTGAGCTTACAAAGCGATTTGCAAAGATCGAACGTATCATTGAACCGGATCCGGCCGTGAACGAACAGTATGGGAGACTTGCCGGTTCTTATCGCCGGTTGTATGAAATCGTGAAGGATGAAATGAAATTGCTGGCAGAGGAAAGGAGAAGAAAATGA
- a CDS encoding GntR family transcriptional regulator — MKQNSGLDPSSPVPLYFQLQEILRKQIGAGEYKPGDLIPSEKELQERFGVSRITVRNAINGLVFEDLLVKKQGHGTMVALPRIVEDFSRLKSFTEKMRDLGTDPGRIETRVLRAERISASERIGAHLKIPVSDTLIYIKRLRLIDDEPVAVFESYIRAELGIGEDEDFTRSIYEIFEKDHKLKIIGAEKSIEASCAQGEEAALLHLQEGDSTLIIRHTTFAEGNLPIEYAEGVYRADRYKYIVRLKR, encoded by the coding sequence GTGAAACAAAACAGCGGACTTGATCCTTCCAGCCCTGTCCCCCTCTATTTCCAGTTGCAGGAGATTCTTCGCAAACAAATTGGAGCCGGGGAGTACAAACCGGGAGACCTTATTCCAAGTGAAAAGGAACTACAGGAACGGTTCGGTGTCAGTAGAATTACGGTCAGAAATGCCATTAACGGCCTGGTTTTCGAGGATCTTTTGGTAAAAAAGCAGGGCCATGGTACCATGGTTGCCTTACCCCGAATCGTCGAGGATTTTTCCCGTCTCAAAAGCTTTACCGAAAAGATGAGGGATTTGGGAACAGACCCCGGCAGGATTGAAACCCGTGTCCTCCGTGCCGAGCGGATTAGCGCTTCGGAAAGAATCGGGGCGCATCTGAAGATTCCCGTTTCCGATACACTGATTTATATCAAACGACTTCGTCTTATCGATGACGAGCCCGTTGCCGTTTTTGAAAGCTATATCAGGGCCGAGCTCGGTATTGGTGAGGACGAGGACTTTACCAGATCCATCTATGAAATTTTCGAAAAGGACCACAAGTTGAAGATTATCGGTGCTGAAAAGAGTATCGAGGCAAGTTGTGCCCAGGGTGAGGAGGCTGCTCTTCTCCATCTTCAGGAGGGCGATTCGACTCTAATTATTCGACATACGACCTTTGCCGAGGGTAACCTTCCGATCGAATATGCCGAGGGAGTGTACCGCGCCGATCGTTATAAATATATTGTGCGGCTCAAGAGGTAG